Proteins encoded in a region of the Anopheles aquasalis chromosome 2, idAnoAquaMG_Q_19, whole genome shotgun sequence genome:
- the LOC126570067 gene encoding uncharacterized protein LOC126570067, which translates to MDIIRAPGNINFSSNDSGGSLELLLRSPKSKDNNGGHHHGSDDQHLAAGGRNGLKASTSSASGIGMPPEQRASNTRGGDGGGGPQLRQTPNQCSSTDSGNSSSVSSSSSSSNGAGGSNSVSASGVSVDDPETKNAPTDPIGDQSAIKRNVYVNKTYDGEARPGGGDGARVPRSVGHSIDEGIDHEEEQKQLAGTPTVHDLEQHQEGEEIKPLLEIAHERFPSKKTKSIVKSPSNQSFGEKAPRTLSLQFSQPESVIVADRPVHHVQFSSKQRTESDSDGCERATLLAGGTVSAGLPMDPMCPASPVGSILSHGSGSSSESGSSSSSSSNGNSSLEAYAEARPPDGGWGWVVCFASFMVNLIADGVTFSFGVMYIELLSYFGEGKGKTAWVGSLFMAMPLLCGPVASFLTDRYGCRKVTIIGSILASVGFALSAYATSIEMLYLTFGILAGFGLSLCYVAAVVIVAYYFDKKRSFATGLSVCGSGIGTFIFASLTQVLLDEYGWRGTTLILAGVFLNMCLCGLLMRDLEWTTHKSKQRRRKQQQQQQQQQQADSVSNSTNTAGNASVIEPGGGGVGLVGATGATMAETMNEQYDLDDPRLFSSLITLPTFLQNGGSHEKIPLELLTMLSKQRNVHDHHLLQSLPPKVSSSHSFSQPLSPQSGDDLEVHNEEPVEGDADDEQEQNGGDQQQGAEGTEVTETSTKPANGTTINDGTVRASRQRDAGGQRTGARGWNVVGQKQSAAAQYEHEQAQLPVFLRRVHSHSTRGTAPAIGATSVAQPQGTTASYLKDLRMHRHSLTYRGAMLNIQRYRLRASSCPDIYRNSMTTIAKEKSAWFQGVEEFRTLLVSILDFSYFSDVHYLLFAVSNFLLYTFYDVPYVYLGDYATQLGFSSQSSSMLISIIGILNMVGEVVLGWMGDRKSVNANYTYAICMGLCGVVTALVPLFKDLTSLSALAGGFGLFIAANYSLTSIILVELISLERFTNAYGLLLLVQGVANLVGPPLAGWISDLTESYDLSFYLAGFFIVISGALLMILPVLTKVRKTMEAQRRRSSARTTADVDNEGAHLDKKHCNNNISSQPVTLDLKSTFIANGKGTTPNGISKGVSYAEHVVGVDSKNQPFKGGVTV; encoded by the exons ATGGATATTATCCGAGCGCCtggaaatattaattttagtAGCAACGACAGTGGCGGCAGTCTCGAGCTGCTACTGCGTAGCCCCAAGTCAAAGGACAataacggtggccaccaccatggctCCGACGATCAGCATCTTGCCGCCGGTGGAAGGAATGGCCTAAAAGCGAGTACGAGCTCCGCGAGCGGAATTGGAATGCCGCCGGAACAGAGGGCATCAAACacgcgtggtggtgatgggggtGGTGGACCACAACTCCGCCAAACCCCCAACCAGTGCTCCTCGACCGATTCGGGAAACAGTTCCagtgtgagcagcagcagcagcagtagcaatggGGCCGGTGGTAGTAACAGTGTCAGTGCTTCCGGTGTTAGTGTGGATGATCCAGAAACTAAAAACGCTCCCACTGACCCCATCGGTGATCAATCCGCGATCAAGCGGAATGTGTACGTGAACAAAACATACGATGGTGAGGCgcgtcccggtggtggtgatggtgcccgCGTGCCGCGTTCGGTTGGCCATTCGATCGACGAAGGAATTGATCACGAGGAGGAACAGAAGCAGCTAGCCGGCACACCGACGGTGCATGATctggagcagcatcaggaggGTGAAGAGATCAAACCGTTGCTCGAGATAGCGCACGAGCGATTCCCATCGAAAAAGACAAAGAGCATCGTCAAGAGCCCGTCGAACCAGAGTTTCGGTGAAAAGGCACCTCGGACGCTGAGTCTGCAGTTCTCGCAGCCGGAGAGTGTGATCGTAGCCGATCGACCCGTGCATCACGTGCAGTTTAGCAGCAAACAGCGCACCGAATCGGATAGTGATGGTTGCGAGAGAGCGACGCTGCTGGCCGGAGGCACGGTTTCCGCTGGACTGCCGATGGATCCCATGTGTCCGGCTAGTCCGGTCGGCAGTATTTTATCGCACGGTTCCGGTTCGTCCTCGGAGTCGggttcatcgtcgtcctcctcgtcgaacGGGAACAGCTCGCTGGAGGCATACGCAGAGGCACGGCCACCGGATGGTGGTTGGGGATGGGTCGTCTGCTTTGCCTCGTTCATGGTGAACCTCATCGCGGACGGTGTAACGTTCAGCTTCGGAGTGATGTACATCGAGTTGCTGTCGTACTTTGGCGAGGGCAAGGGTAAGACGGCCTGGGTTGGTTCACTGTTCATGGCGATGCCTTTGCTGTGCGGTCCAGTTGCTTCCTTCCTGACCGATCGGTACGGTTGCCGGAAGGTTACGATCATCGGTTCGATACTGGCCTCGGTTGGGTTCGCACTGTCAGCGTACGCTACGTCGATCGAGATGCTGTACCTAACGTTTGGTATACTGGCAGGATTTGGCCTGAGTCTGTGCTACGTGGCCGCTGTTGTGATCGTGGCGTACTACTTCGACAAGAAGCGCTCGTTCGCGACCGGACTGTCGGTGTGCGGTAGTGGTATCGGAACGTTCATCTTTGCCTCACTGACccaggtgctgctggatgagtATGGATGGCGTGGCACCACGCTCATACTGGCCGGTGTCTTCCTCAACATGTGCCTCTGCGGGCTACTGATGCGAGACCTCGAGTGGACGACACACAAATCGAAGCAACGGCgtcgcaagcagcagcagcagcagcagcagcaacagcaagcagaTTCGGTCAGTAACAGCACGAATACGGCCGGTAACGCGAGCGTCATTGagccgggcggtggtggtgttggactTGTCGGTGCCACGGGTGCAACGATGGCGGAAACGATGAACGAACAGTACGATCTGGATGATCCGCGACTCTTCAGCTCGTTGATTACGCTACCGACGTTTCtgcaaaatggtggcagcCACGAAAAGATCCCACTGGAGCTGCTAACGATGCTGAGCAAGCAGCGCAACGTACACGATCACCATTTGCTGCAGAGTCTTCCACCGAAAGTGAGCAGTTCGCATAGCTTCAGCCAACCACTGTCACCGCAGAGTGGTGACGATCTGGAGGTGCACAATGAGGAGCCTGTAGAAGGGGATGCAGATgatgagcaggagcagaacgGAGGCGATCAGCAGCAAGGTGCAGAAGGCACGGAAGTGACGGAAACATCAACGAAACCAGCGAATGGAACTACGATCAATGATGGTACGGTTCGGGCGTCGCGTCAACGAGATGCCGGTGGACAGCGAACCGGGGCAAGGGGATGGAACGTGGTCGGGCAGAAGCAATCGGCGGCCGCCCAGTACGAGCACGAGCAGGCCCAGCTACCCGTGTTCCTGCGTCGGGTGCACAGCCACAGCACCCGCGGTACGGCCCCGGCAATCGGGGCGACATCCGTGGCGCAACCGCAAGGGACTACCGCGTCGTATCTGAAGGACCTGCGCATGCACCGCCATTCGCTCACGTACCGCGGTGCTATGCTGAACATTCAGCGCTACCGGCTGCGCGCCTCCTCCTGTCCCGACATCTACCGCaactcgatgacgacgatcgcgaaGGAGAAGTCGGCCTGGTTCCAGGGCGTGGAAGAGTTCCGAACACTGCTGGTCAGTATTCTGGACTTTTCCTACTTCTCCGACGTGCACTATCTGCTGTTTGCCGTGTCCAACTTTCTGCTCTACACGTTCTACGACGTGCCGTACGTGTACCTCGGCGATTACGCGACGCAGCTTGGCTTCAGCTCCCAGAGCTCATCGATGCTGATCTCGATCATCGGCATCCTCAATATGGTGGGCGAG GTGGTACTGGGATGGATGGGCGATCGGAAGTCAGTCAACGCAAACTACACTTACGCCATCTGTATGGGCCTGTGCGGAGTGGTCACCGCTCTGGTACCATTGTTTAAGGACCTTACG AGCCTTTCGGCGCTTGCAGGAGGTTTTGGGTTGTTCATTGCGGCCAACTACTCACTGACCAGTATTATTCTGGTGGAGCTCATCAGTCTGGAGCGTTTCACCAATGCCTacgggttgctgctgttggtgcaagGCGTAGCCAACCTAGTGGGACCCCCGCTGGCAG GTTGGATTTCGGATCTTACGGAATCGTATGATTTGTCCTTCTACTTGGCCGGCTTTTTCATCGTGATTTCCGGTGCCCTACTGATGATACTTCCGGTCTTGACGAAGGTACGCAAAACGATGGAAGCTCAACGCCGAAGAAGCTCGGCACGCACTACCGCCGATGTCGACAATGAGGGTGCCCATTTGGATAAGAAG CACTGCAACAATAACATCTCCTCGCAGCCGGTCACTTTGGATCTAAAAAGCACGTTCATCGCCAATGGAAAGGGTACCACCCCGAATGGCATTAGTAAGGGGGTGAGCTATGCGGAACACGTCGTTGGAGTGGATAGTAAAAATCAGCCCTTCAAGGGTGGTGTTACAGTATAA